One window of the Trifolium pratense cultivar HEN17-A07 linkage group LG2, ARS_RC_1.1, whole genome shotgun sequence genome contains the following:
- the LOC123904013 gene encoding RING-H2 finger protein ATL30-like → MAPYESHSSHDHDEHPTPTDFLKLNVNIHYLANSNHIGYESFNLPTIMFKKFFSQEGQHYLRKHLSKDPLLTLDVLEPLIIKFISLVQQAYNIDYYYDIIVDHDDELVETQPNVFHLCLNTKICEDDIGDDDELDMEFEEDIKVEEYGICSICMDEFDHIIGTSDIINMPCNHVFHQQCIVEWLQTSRTCPLCRYPMPTTLNS, encoded by the exons ATGGCACCATATGAAAGTCATAGTAGTCATGATCATGATGAGCATCCAACTCCGACagattttttgaaattaaatgtCAATATTCATTACTTGGCTAACTCAAATCACATAGGCTATGAATCCTTCAATCTTCCAACCATAATGTTCAAGAAATTCTTCAGCCAAGAGGGTCAACATTACCTAAGGAAACACTTATCCAAGGATCCCTTATTAACCTTGGATGTACTTGAAccattaataattaaattcataagtttGGTTCAACAAGCATATaatattgattattattatgatattaTTGTTGACCATGATGATGAATTAGTTGAAACACAACCCAATGTGTTCCATTTGTGCTTGAATACGAAGATATGTGAAGATGATattggtgatgatgatgaactAGATATGGAATTTGAAGAAGACATCAAGGTAGAAGAATATGGAA tttgtagTATATGCATGGATGAGTTTGATCATATTATTGGCACATCAGACATAATTAACATGCCTTGTAATCATGTGTTTCACCAACAATGTATTGTGGAGTGGTTACAAACTAGTCGTACATGTCCCTTGTGTCGATATCCAATGCCTACTACTCTAAATAGTTGA
- the LOC123908146 gene encoding ribulose-1,5 bisphosphate carboxylase/oxygenase large subunit N-methyltransferase, chloroplastic: MVEASGMRMMMMFTNTTTLIPAFNPTIHRTGLCQLPLSRRNNHVSVVSATQTKPFMETIPWGCETDSLESSSSLEKWLSESGLPSQKMAIDKVDVGERGLVALNNIRKGEKLLFVPPSLVITPDSEWSCPEAGEVLKKNSVPDWPLLATYLISEASLMTSSRWFSYISALPRQPYSLLYWSQAELDRYLEASQIRERAIERTDNVIGTYNDMRARIFSKYPDFFPEEVFNIESFKWSFGILFSRMVRLPSMDGKVALVPWADMLNHSCEVETFLDYDKSTKGIVFTTDRPYQPGEQVFISYGKKSNGELLLSYGFVPKEGTNPSDSVELSLSLEKSDESYKEKLELLKKYGLSGSQCFPLRVTGWPLELMAYAYLAVSPSSMRGKFEEMAAAASNKTTSKKDFRYPEIEEQAFQFILDSCESSISKYNKFLQVSGSLDLDVTSPKQLNRRLFLKQLAVDLCTSERRILFRAQYILRRRLRDMRTGELKGLSIFNGFRKFFK; the protein is encoded by the exons ATGGTTGAAGCTTCAGGGATgagaatgatgatgatgttcaCCAACACAACCACTCTTATTCctgctttcaatccaacaattcACAGAACAGGTCTCTGTCAACTACCTCTCTCACGAAGAAACAACCATGTTTCTGTTGTATCTGCAACTCAAACTAAACCATTTATGGAAACTATTCCTTGGGGATGTGAAACTGATTCACTTGAAAGTTCATCTTCTCTTGAGAAATGGCTTTCAGAGTCAGGTCTTCCTTCTCAGAAGATGGCTATTGATAAAGTTGATGTTGGAGAGAGAGGACTTGTTGCTTTGAATAATATTAGGAAAGGAGAGAAGCTTCTCTTTGTTCCTCCTTCACTTGTCATCACTCCTGATTCT GAGTGGAGCTGCCCAGAAGCTGGTGAAGTATTGAAAAAGAATTCAGTGCCGGATTGGCCATTGCTTGCAACTTACCTTATAAGTGAAGCTAGCCTCATGACATCTTCAAGATGGTTCAGTTATATATCGGCCTTACCTCGTCAACCCTACTCACTTCTTTACTG GTCACAGGCCGAACTAGATCGCTACTTGGAAGCTTCGCAGATTCGAGAGAGAGCAATTGAAAGGACTGATAATGTTATTGGAAC ATACAATGATATGAGGGCCAGAATATTTTCCAAATATCCTGATTTCTTCCCTGAAGAG GTGTTCAACATTGAGTCCTTCAAATGGTCATTTGGTATTCTTTTCTCGCGCATG GTTCGGTTACCTTCAATGGATGGAAAGGTTGCCTTGGTTCCTTGGGCAGATATGCTGAATCATAGTTGTGAG GTGGAGACATTTTTGGATTATGATAAATCGACAAAGGGAATTGTCTTTACGACCGACCGCCCCTATCAACCAGGTGAGCAG GTGTTTATTTCATATGGGAAAAAATCAAATGGGGAGCTTCTGTTATCATATGGATTTGTTCCAAAGGAGGGCACGAATCCAAGCGATTCAGTTGAGCTGTCACTGTCACTCGAGAAATCCGATGAGTCCTATAAGGAGAAGTTAGAACTGTTGAAGAAGTATGGATTATCAGG ATCTCAGTGTTTTCCATTAAGGGTTACTGGTTGGCCATTGGAGTTAATGGCTTATGCTTATTTAGCTGTTAGTCCTTCAAGCATGAGAGGAAAATTTGAAGAG ATGGCTGCCGCCGCATCAAATAAAACTACCTCGAAGAAGGACTTCAGATATCCCGAAATAGAGGAGCAAGCATTTCAATTCATACTAGATAGTTGTGAATCTAGTATCTCAAAATACAATAAGTTCTTACAG GTAAGTGGATCGCTAGATTTGGATGTGACTTCTCCGAAACAACTCAACCGAAGACTCTTTCTAAAGCAGCTAGCAGTGGACTTGTGTACTAGCGAACGTAGAATACTATTTCGTGCTCAATAT ATACTGCGACGAAGACTGAGAGATATGAGGACCGGCGAATTAAAAGGCTTATCAATATTTAATGGGTTCCGGAAATTTTTCAAATGA